The window GCGACGACGGACACCCGGCGGATCGCGGCGGCCAACGGAGCGATCTGGGCGCTCGCGACCAGTGGGACCGAGTCGGGGAACAGCCGCCGGTAGTGCGGGAACGCGCCCTCGACGAGCCGGACCACCACCCGGCGCGACCCGGTCGACAACCCGAACCGCGGGCCGCTGTCGTCGTCGGCGCCGAGGCCGAGCGCGAGCCGGGAGGCCGCGGTGGGGATGCGGACGAGATCGGAGAGGATCCGGGCGGGCACGTGCGCCACCGCCTCGGGCGCCCGTACCGACGGCTGCCACGGGATCGCGCGCACCGCGAGGCGGTAGCGGTCGGTGGCGACCAGCGTGAGGCCCCGACCGGTGAGCTCGAGGCGCAGTGCCGTGAGCACCGGGAACGTCTCGTCCCTGGCCGCCGCCGGGGCGACCTGGCTGACGGCGGCGGCGAAACCAAGCGTGTCCACCTGGCCGACCGGAGGGGGGAACGCGGGCAGCGCCGGGTAGTCGTCCAGCGGCAGGGTCGGCACCCGGTAGTGGGCGCCGGCGGCGCGGACCAGCAACCAGCCCTCGTCGACGGTGAGCCGCACCGACTCGTCGGGCAGGCTGCGCACGATCTCGGCGACCAGCCGGCCGGGCAGCAGCGCCCTTCCGGGCACCGCCGCGGCCACGTCGACGGTCGCGGTCACGGCCACCTGGTAGTCGAACGCGGACAGCGTCAGCTGGTCCGCGGCGTCCACCAGCAGGCCGCCGCCCACCGCCGACCCGGGCGCCGTCCGCGCCGGCAGATGGCGCGCCACCCAGCCGGCGGCCTCCGCGAACTCCGCGCGCGGCACCGTCAGCCTCACGACGTCAACCTCACGACGTCATCCTCATGGTGCCGTCCTCACGCTGCCATCCTCACCGGGCTGTCATCACGACTGGGCTGTCATCACGCAGCCAACCTCAGAGCGGCCGCCGTCAAGCTGACCGTCATGGTGAAATTCTGACGCGTCACGAGCCGATTTCCCGGTATATCGCCCGTGTCGCCGGCAGTACACGGTGACCACGCTGCGCCACCGCGCTCACCTCGCTCACCCAGCGCGCTCCCACCACGCCCGCCAGAGCGGTGGATCCGCACTCGCGGCCTCGGCCGTCGCTCGCCGGGAGCCCACCGAGAGCAGCCGGAGGCGACGGAACGCGGGCCGACGACCGCCGACCGACGATCGGGAACGGTCGCCATCGAAGGCTCTGATCGTGGTCCCCCCGATCGACCAGTTCCACTCCTCAATCACAGCGTGGAAGCTGACAGAAGCCAAAGGACTACCACCAGAGACCCACTTGACGGCCCTCTGCCATCACGATCCCAACAGATCCGCACCGCGATGGCGCGATTCGGGCCATTGTGAGGGACGTGAGGACGAGCCTGGACCACCCGTCCCGATCCCTGACCCACCAGCCCTCTGATCGCCGAACTTCGGATCGGCGGTCTCGGGACCATCGGCCTCCGGGCCACCGGGACGCGAGCCACCGGCCCGGGCGCCGGCGCCGGGCGCGGGCCCTCGCGGCCCTGTTCCTCGCCGCCGTGGGCGCCCTCGTCGGCTGCGGGACGTCCAGCGAGACCGGCTCGGCGCAGGTGGGCGGCGCGTGCGGATCACCCGGCGTCACCGCCGACAAGGTTCGGCTCGGCCTGCTCTTCCCGGACTCCGGCAGCGCGCAGTCGCTGTTCGGTCCGTTCCGCGCCGGGGTGGACGCCCGGCTCGGCGTCGCCAACGCCGCCGGCGGCGTCCACGGCCGACAGGTGATCTACGACTGGGAGGACGACGCGTCGGACCCGAAGACGAACCTCGCCGGCGCGGCGACGCTGGTCGATCGAGGAGTGTTCGCCGTCCTCGAGTCCACCTCGGCGTCCAGCGGATCTGCCGAGTTCCTGCACAGCAGGGGCATACCGGTGACGGGAACATCGCTGGAGGAGCCCTGGACCGTCTACGACAACATGTTCAGCTACTCGAACCTGCTGTCCGACTCGGGATCGGTGTCCACCTACGGCGATTTCGTGGCCGAACACGGCGGGCACAGCGCGGTCATGGTCGTCTCCCAGTTCACCGAGACATCGCTGGACTTCGCCGCCGAACTGACCGCGAGCCTGAAGGCGGCTGGCATCCCGGTGGTCGCCACCGTGGACGCGACGGCACCGATCAACTTCGAGGGTCTCGGCCGCAAGATCAAGGACAGCGGCGCGGACGTCCTCATCGGCGCCGTCACCGGCAGCTCGTTCGGGCAGGCCGTGCTCGCCGCCCGCGGCGCCCAGGCGAACCTCCAGGTGATCCTCTCGCCGGCGGGCTACGACGAGCGGATGCTCAACGTGTTCAAGGGGATCATCGCGGGCGCCTACTTCGTCGCTGACTTCCTGCCGTTCGAGGCGGCCCGCCCGGCACACCGCGAGTTCCTGCAGGCGATGGCGCGGTATGCCCCCGAGACGCAGCCGGCCGGCCAGCAGGCGGCCCTGTCCGGTTGGATCTCGGCCGACATCATGCTGCGCGGCCTACAG of the Pseudofrankia saprophytica genome contains:
- a CDS encoding ABC transporter substrate-binding protein, which translates into the protein MGALVGCGTSSETGSAQVGGACGSPGVTADKVRLGLLFPDSGSAQSLFGPFRAGVDARLGVANAAGGVHGRQVIYDWEDDASDPKTNLAGAATLVDRGVFAVLESTSASSGSAEFLHSRGIPVTGTSLEEPWTVYDNMFSYSNLLSDSGSVSTYGDFVAEHGGHSAVMVVSQFTETSLDFAAELTASLKAAGIPVVATVDATAPINFEGLGRKIKDSGADVLIGAVTGSSFGQAVLAARGAQANLQVILSPAGYDERMLNVFKGIIAGAYFVADFLPFEAARPAHREFLQAMARYAPETQPAGQQAALSGWISADIMLRGLQVSGDCPTRAGFISALRAVRGYTADGLLTQPIDFRADFGKLTRCLAFVQVNADGTRFTPVDPLPRCGQPVAR
- the dnaN gene encoding DNA polymerase III subunit beta — its product is MRLTVPRAEFAEAAGWVARHLPARTAPGSAVGGGLLVDAADQLTLSAFDYQVAVTATVDVAAAVPGRALLPGRLVAEIVRSLPDESVRLTVDEGWLLVRAAGAHYRVPTLPLDDYPALPAFPPPVGQVDTLGFAAAVSQVAPAAARDETFPVLTALRLELTGRGLTLVATDRYRLAVRAIPWQPSVRAPEAVAHVPARILSDLVRIPTAASRLALGLGADDDSGPRFGLSTGSRRVVVRLVEGAFPHYRRLFPDSVPLVASAQIAPLAAAIRRVSVVAPRTGPVVRVTLSGGTLTADVGPDAGTTAETDSGPLGLASATDSVPIDYYGPDLVAWYNPGYLLDGLGAIDGDEVTIGFASTDPAEAASSPAILTGKDDDGFRYVLMPVVRSGDPG